One stretch of Malus domestica chromosome 14, GDT2T_hap1 DNA includes these proteins:
- the LOC103454764 gene encoding LOW QUALITY PROTEIN: short-chain dehydrogenase TIC 32, chloroplastic (The sequence of the model RefSeq protein was modified relative to this genomic sequence to represent the inferred CDS: substituted 1 base at 1 genomic stop codon): MGIFSREGASGFSASSTAEQVTQGIEGTGLTAIVTGASSGIGAETARVLALRGLHVVMAVRNMDSGATVKETILKEIPNAKIDVRQLDLSSLASVRNFASDYNSSGLPLNILISVLYNLLXFYQCIWQLARTIKCAGHFLLTNLLLETMKSTSRESNREGRIVNVSSLLHQYGYREGIRFDKINDTAGYNRYFAYAQSKLANVLHANELTRRMKEEGVEITANSLHPGAIGTKITRNDCFFQCLFNVFGIFTGKTIPQGAATTCFVALHPQVKGVSGEYFVDCNIAKSSSQAKDADLAAKLWDFSLTFTNPK; encoded by the exons ATGGGGATATTTAGCAGGGAAGGAGCATCTGGGTTCTCCGCCTCTTCGACAGCGGAGCAAGTTACTCAAGGGATTGAGGGAACTGGCCTTACTGCCATCGTTACAG GAGCCTCAAGTGGAATTGGCGCAGAGACAGCGCGTGTTCTTGCCTTGCGCGGTCTTCATGTAGTTATGGCAGTAAGGAACATGGATTCTGGGGCGACCGTCAAAGAAACAATCCTTAAAGAAATTCCGAACGCAAAAATTGATGTCAGGCAGTTAGACCTCAGCTCTTTGGCATCTGTAAGAAATTTTGCATCAGATTATAATTCCTCCGGCCTTCCACTCAATATCCTAAT ATCAGTTTTGTACAATTTGCTTTAATTTTATCAATGCATTTGGCAACTTGCTCGAACCATAAAATGTGCAGGTCATTTTCTTCTCACAAATCTTTTGTTGGAGACCATGAAAAGTACATCGCGAGAAAGCAACAGAGAGGGGAGAATTGTCAATGTATCATCACTACTTCATCAATATGGATACCGTGAAGGAATTCGTTTTGATAAAATTAATGATACAGCTGG CTACAACAGATATTTCGCCTATGCACAATCCAAGCTTGCTAACGTTTTGCATGCTAATGAGCTTACAAGGCGTATGAAG GAAGAAGGGGTAGAGATAACTGCCAATTCTCTTCATCCCGGAGCAATTGGCACCAAAATTACCCGCAATGATTGCTTTTTTCAGT GTTTATTCAACGTGTTCGGTATATTTACCGGTAAAACTATTCCGCAG GGTGCGGCAACCACATGCTTTGTGGCACTTCATCCACAAGTAAAGGGAGTAAGCGGCGAATACTTTGTAGACTGTAACATTGCCAAATCAAGCTCTCAGGCAAAAGATGCAGATTTGGCTGCAAAACTCTGGGATTTTAGTTTGACTTTTACCAATCCCAAATAA